One genomic segment of Nonomuraea coxensis DSM 45129 includes these proteins:
- a CDS encoding NADPH-dependent FMN reductase, producing the protein MTVLTVVGNPRAGSRTEAVAVAAAEAVAARLGASLPHESADLSALGPHLLAPAASPEVEAALGLVAEADVLVVASPTYKGAYTGLLKAFLDRLPPAALAGKTALPLLVMGDPRHALAVEVHLRPLLVELGATVPTPGLAFLESQLPDLEAVVSAWADRVAPQVRLPAAT; encoded by the coding sequence ATGACCGTTCTCACCGTCGTCGGCAACCCGAGGGCGGGGTCGCGCACCGAGGCCGTGGCCGTCGCGGCGGCCGAGGCGGTCGCCGCCCGGCTCGGCGCGTCCCTGCCGCACGAGTCGGCCGACCTGTCTGCGCTCGGCCCCCACCTGCTCGCCCCCGCCGCCTCCCCGGAGGTGGAGGCGGCGCTGGGTCTGGTGGCGGAGGCGGACGTGCTCGTCGTCGCCAGCCCCACCTACAAGGGCGCCTACACGGGGCTGCTGAAGGCGTTCCTCGACCGGCTGCCCCCGGCCGCGCTGGCCGGGAAGACCGCCCTGCCGCTGCTGGTGATGGGCGACCCCAGGCACGCGCTGGCGGTCGAGGTGCACCTGCGCCCGCTGCTGGTCGAGCTGGGCGCCACGGTGCCGACGCCCGGCCTCGCCTTCCTGGAGTCACAGCTCCCGGATCTGGAGGCGGTGGTGTCCGCCTGGGCCGACCGCGTCGCGCCGCAGGTCCGCCTGCCCGCGGCGACGTAG